In Leptospira perdikensis, one genomic interval encodes:
- a CDS encoding cytochrome C oxidase subunit IV family protein has translation MEYVINYGLYFIALVAVFTPILGFGIFAPGIAKATILGFIINWFGQFFQTDRYAKFTEENKDNKLLKFVLGDEDHKEDHASASMWVEDGEEEEEHHEHHVISIKTYVYVLLALFFGTFVTVWVAQYDLGKWNMIVAMAVATCKAFFVLAYFMHLKYDNMLNRVIFLSAFAFLALLFAFSFGDIISRILPTTSFQ, from the coding sequence ATGGAATACGTAATCAATTACGGACTTTACTTCATCGCCCTCGTTGCAGTTTTCACTCCAATTCTTGGATTTGGAATTTTTGCTCCAGGGATCGCAAAAGCTACTATTTTAGGATTCATCATAAACTGGTTCGGTCAGTTTTTCCAAACAGATCGTTATGCGAAGTTTACAGAAGAAAACAAAGATAACAAATTGTTAAAGTTTGTTTTAGGTGATGAAGATCACAAAGAAGACCATGCTTCTGCTTCTATGTGGGTAGAAGATGGTGAAGAGGAAGAAGAACACCACGAACACCATGTAATTTCTATCAAAACTTATGTGTATGTTCTTTTGGCATTGTTCTTTGGAACTTTTGTGACAGTTTGGGTAGCACAATACGATTTAGGAAAGTGGAATATGATTGTTGCTATGGCTGTGGCAACTTGTAAGGCTTTCTTTGTATTGGCTTATTTCATGCACTTAAAGTATGACAATATGCTAAACCGAGTGATTTTCCTTTCTGCATTTGCCTTCTTGGCATTGCTTTTCGCTTTCTCGTTTGGTGATATCATCTCACGAATTTTGCCTACGACAAGTTTTCAATAA
- a CDS encoding cytochrome c oxidase subunit 3 family protein, which yields MTSVSSSSEFQHQHHFKSAEHQYASSKQGIWLFLCTEILMFGGLFVGYLIYHSLYPTVFKNGSETLDWKMGAVNTVVLLISSFTMAAAINYVQRGLHKIAAIMLALTIACAGAFMVIKYFEYSHKFHVGTVPGKFSLVDPSCGAGGKRAECESKISALLKNPAELEKNHVSAEEVSRLKAVISQPRWEMFYGFYFVMTGLHGVHVVAGAFLIFWVFIKTLRRKVGPEYYTPVEGVGLFWHVVDLVWIYLFPLLYLVG from the coding sequence ATGACTTCCGTTAGTTCTTCAAGTGAATTTCAACACCAACACCATTTTAAGAGTGCAGAACACCAATATGCCTCTTCCAAACAAGGAATCTGGTTGTTCCTTTGCACAGAAATCCTTATGTTCGGTGGCCTATTTGTAGGTTACCTTATTTACCATTCTCTTTACCCAACTGTTTTCAAAAATGGTTCGGAAACATTAGATTGGAAAATGGGAGCGGTGAACACCGTTGTTCTTCTTATCAGTTCCTTTACAATGGCAGCAGCAATTAATTATGTGCAACGTGGTTTGCATAAAATCGCGGCAATCATGTTAGCATTAACGATCGCTTGTGCTGGTGCCTTTATGGTAATTAAATACTTCGAATATAGCCACAAGTTCCATGTCGGAACTGTTCCTGGCAAATTTTCGTTAGTTGATCCTTCTTGTGGTGCGGGTGGAAAAAGAGCTGAGTGTGAATCTAAAATTTCCGCTCTTCTTAAAAACCCTGCTGAACTTGAAAAAAACCATGTGAGTGCAGAAGAAGTATCTCGTTTAAAAGCAGTGATCTCTCAACCAAGATGGGAAATGTTTTACGGTTTTTACTTTGTCATGACTGGTCTTCACGGGGTTCACGTGGTTGCTGGTGCTTTCCTGATCTTCTGGGTTTTTATCAAAACTCTAAGAAGAAAGGTTGGTCCTGAATACTATACTCCTGTTGAAGGTGTGGGTCTTTTCTGGCACGTAGTGGACTTGGTATGGATTTACCTCTTCCCACTTCTTTATTTAGTAGGATAA
- a CDS encoding cytochrome c oxidase subunit I — MSSAHTKSEHGHSTDHNYLNHGSGIWSWMTTLDHKRIGLMYFATVATLFLIGGFFALGIRLHLAKFGATPLLEPDTYNKFMTFHGAIMVFMVIIPGIPAFLGNFVLPIQLGAKDVAFPRLNLASYYIFIAGAAIGASSMIFNQVDTGWTFYTPYSTAKTSNGVILLVLGAFTMGFSSILTGLNFIVTTHKLRAPGMTMDRIPLMIWALYSTSIIQILATPILAITLLLIGAEKTLGIGIFDPDLGGDPVLFQHFFWFYSHPAVYIMILPAMGVISELITAFSKKTIFGYRAIAYSSVAIAAVSFLVWGHHMFVSGQSTLAGIIFSIITMFVGVPTAIKLFNWISTMYRGTVTFEAPMLFALGFMFLFTIGGLTGVFLASTGMDVHFHDTYFVVAHFHYVMVGGTLMALMGGIYYWFPKMFGRMTSDLGGRISWVLIFTGFNVTFFPQFVLGAMGMPRRYFDYLPEYTNLNQISTVGSWLIGLGFLVGLITIIHGIFKGEKASDNPWGAKTLEWQTSSPPPHENFTTTPTVTAGPYDFR, encoded by the coding sequence ATGAGTTCAGCACATACAAAATCCGAACATGGTCATTCCACTGACCATAATTATCTGAACCACGGATCTGGAATCTGGTCTTGGATGACCACTCTGGACCACAAACGCATTGGTCTTATGTACTTTGCAACAGTAGCTACCCTTTTTCTCATCGGTGGTTTCTTTGCTTTAGGAATTCGATTGCATTTAGCTAAATTTGGTGCCACACCACTTTTAGAGCCAGACACTTATAATAAGTTTATGACCTTCCATGGTGCCATTATGGTATTTATGGTGATCATTCCTGGAATTCCTGCCTTTCTTGGAAACTTTGTTCTTCCAATCCAACTGGGTGCGAAAGACGTTGCTTTCCCAAGACTCAACTTGGCTTCTTATTACATTTTCATTGCGGGGGCTGCGATTGGAGCATCTTCAATGATCTTTAACCAAGTGGATACAGGTTGGACATTCTATACTCCTTACTCTACGGCAAAAACTTCGAATGGAGTGATTTTGCTCGTTTTGGGTGCTTTTACTATGGGTTTTTCTTCCATCCTTACGGGACTAAACTTCATCGTTACCACTCATAAACTCAGAGCACCTGGAATGACAATGGATCGAATCCCACTTATGATTTGGGCGTTGTATTCTACTTCCATCATTCAGATCCTTGCAACACCGATCCTTGCCATCACTCTTCTTCTCATTGGAGCAGAGAAAACTCTTGGAATCGGGATTTTTGATCCAGATTTAGGTGGGGACCCTGTTCTTTTCCAACACTTCTTCTGGTTCTATTCTCACCCTGCAGTTTATATCATGATCCTTCCTGCGATGGGAGTGATTTCTGAACTCATCACTGCGTTCTCCAAAAAAACAATTTTTGGTTACCGTGCGATTGCATACTCATCAGTAGCGATTGCAGCAGTATCCTTCCTTGTTTGGGGACACCATATGTTTGTTTCCGGTCAATCGACTCTTGCCGGTATCATTTTCTCCATCATCACAATGTTTGTTGGGGTTCCAACAGCGATCAAACTTTTCAACTGGATTTCCACTATGTATCGCGGAACAGTTACCTTCGAAGCGCCCATGCTCTTCGCTCTTGGTTTTATGTTTTTGTTTACAATCGGTGGTTTGACTGGAGTATTCCTCGCATCTACTGGTATGGACGTTCACTTCCATGACACTTACTTTGTGGTAGCTCACTTCCACTATGTAATGGTAGGGGGAACGCTAATGGCACTTATGGGCGGTATCTACTACTGGTTCCCAAAAATGTTTGGAAGAATGACTTCTGACCTCGGTGGAAGGATTTCTTGGGTTCTTATCTTTACTGGATTTAACGTAACTTTCTTCCCACAATTCGTACTCGGTGCGATGGGAATGCCAAGACGTTACTTTGATTACCTCCCTGAATACACAAACCTTAACCAAATCTCTACAGTGGGATCTTGGCTCATCGGTCTTGGATTTTTGGTAGGACTTATCACTATCATTCATGGAATTTTTAAAGGTGAAAAGGCTTCTGACAACCCTTGGGGTGCAAAAACACTCGAATGGCAAACGTCTTCTCCTCCTCCACACGAAAACTTTACAACTACTCCAACAGTAACTGCAGGGCCATATGACTTCCGTTAG
- the coxB gene encoding cytochrome c oxidase subunit II has translation MSWSSLIPATSFMPIQATEIAKEVDLLYAFLIISSLVSFVILIGGMTWFLIKFKRTSLDQKSAYITHNNFAEFLWSFIPLVIMMGIFYWGMVIFEKLRVPPEDIATEIHVTAEQWAWTYRYANGKEFYSSANDPMIVPAGKATKLVLTSKDVIHSFYVPAFRTKQDAVPGKLTQLWFEPKQPGEFIVFCTEYCGTKHSGMMIKIKAIPSEEFAAWYHAEKKGADTPADLGKTLFAQKACASCHSIDGSRVVGPTMKGLFGSERKFVDGSKTKADENYLRESILVSTAKIVETYQPAMPLFQGSLSDEEVANLIEYIKSIK, from the coding sequence ATGTCTTGGAGCAGTCTCATTCCAGCGACCTCGTTCATGCCTATCCAGGCGACTGAAATCGCAAAAGAAGTCGATCTTCTCTATGCGTTTCTGATCATATCAAGCCTTGTTTCGTTTGTCATCTTGATTGGTGGAATGACATGGTTCCTCATCAAGTTCAAACGTACAAGTTTAGACCAAAAATCTGCATACATTACTCACAATAATTTTGCGGAATTCCTTTGGTCATTCATTCCTCTCGTGATCATGATGGGGATTTTCTACTGGGGTATGGTGATTTTTGAAAAACTTCGCGTTCCACCAGAAGATATCGCAACTGAAATTCACGTAACTGCTGAGCAGTGGGCGTGGACTTATCGTTATGCAAATGGAAAAGAGTTCTATAGCTCTGCAAATGATCCAATGATCGTTCCAGCAGGCAAAGCAACGAAACTCGTCCTTACTTCTAAAGATGTCATTCATAGTTTCTATGTTCCCGCTTTCCGAACCAAACAAGATGCGGTTCCAGGAAAACTCACCCAACTTTGGTTCGAACCAAAACAACCGGGGGAATTCATCGTTTTCTGTACGGAATACTGCGGAACCAAACACTCTGGGATGATGATTAAGATCAAAGCCATTCCTTCTGAGGAATTTGCTGCTTGGTATCATGCTGAGAAAAAAGGTGCAGATACTCCCGCTGACCTTGGAAAGACACTATTTGCTCAAAAAGCTTGTGCTTCTTGCCACTCGATCGACGGATCTAGAGTTGTTGGACCTACCATGAAAGGACTATTTGGTTCTGAGCGAAAATTCGTTGATGGTAGTAAAACAAAAGCGGATGAGAATTACCTACGTGAATCCATCCTTGTTTCTACTGCTAAAATTGTAGAAACTTACCAACCAGCGATGCCGTTATTCCAAGGTTCTTTGTCTGACGAAGAAGTTGCCAACCTAATTGAATATATCAAATCCATTAAATAA